The Hymenobacter sp. J193 genome has a segment encoding these proteins:
- a CDS encoding replication initiation protein, which translates to MAYLRKATEDMGSRMFEVETPERHVQLWMFRSVEYLKGLGIIEVSLSDKIIPYLFELQSNFTSYGLASALRLTSKYAKRIYPICSQWKDLGETKKHDIQDFKRMLGLLDDKGIDKMPRTSDFRKSVLDIAVKQINEHTELHISYELEKRGKTFKNITFKVKPQALADNIPFDLVATAQDVPGVQQSHLDNAARILDELRITDAKHRQTILASAAHVAEVNRYNHDLKTGKVKASRNPGGLLLVRLGLVAAKVVKPA; encoded by the coding sequence TTGGCTTATCTGCGGAAAGCCACTGAGGATATGGGCTCTCGAATGTTTGAGGTAGAAACTCCAGAGCGTCATGTGCAGCTCTGGATGTTCCGCAGCGTGGAGTACCTCAAAGGATTAGGCATCATAGAAGTCTCACTTTCTGACAAAATTATCCCTTATCTATTTGAGCTTCAAAGCAATTTCACCAGCTATGGCCTAGCATCGGCACTACGCCTCACTAGCAAATATGCTAAGCGGATTTATCCGATTTGTAGCCAGTGGAAGGACTTAGGCGAAACCAAAAAGCATGACATTCAAGATTTTAAGAGAATGCTCGGGCTACTTGACGATAAAGGCATTGATAAGATGCCTAGGACCAGTGATTTCAGGAAAAGCGTATTGGACATAGCCGTTAAGCAAATCAATGAGCACACCGAGTTGCACATTAGCTATGAGTTAGAAAAGCGTGGTAAAACCTTCAAAAACATTACGTTTAAGGTCAAACCTCAAGCTTTAGCCGACAATATTCCTTTCGACCTAGTGGCCACCGCTCAGGACGTGCCGGGCGTCCAACAGAGCCACCTCGACAACGCCGCCCGCATCCTCGACGAGCTGCGCATCACCGACGCCAAGCACCGCCAAACCATCCTGGCCAGTGCGGCCCACGTCGCGGAAGTGAACCGCTACAATCACGACCTGAAAACGGGCAAGGTCAAGGCATCTCGTAATCCGGGGGGCCTGCTGCTCGTGCGCCTGGGCCTGGTCGCGGCCAAAGTCGTGAAGCCTGCCTAA
- a CDS encoding replication initiation protein, with protein MSKELEIRQHNALTNARYEYTELQLDLFFFLVSKLRKDQKSDTYELNIKELSALTGKNMIWLICGKPLRIWALECLR; from the coding sequence ATGAGCAAAGAATTAGAAATCCGGCAACACAATGCTCTGACGAATGCTCGCTATGAGTACACTGAATTACAGCTTGACTTATTCTTCTTCTTGGTTTCAAAGCTGCGTAAGGACCAGAAGTCTGACACTTATGAGCTAAATATTAAGGAGTTATCGGCTTTAACTGGCAAAAATATGATTTGGCTTATCTGCGGAAAGCCACTGAGGATATGGGCTCTCGAATGTTTGAGGTAG